The nucleotide sequence TAATCGGCAGATTGTAAAAGATTGCTTAGAATACTTTCCACATCCTCACCAACATATCCGGCTTCCGTTAATACAGTGGCATCGGCTATCGTGAAAGGAACATCAATAATACGAGCAAGGGTGCGGGCTAAAAGCGTCTTACCACTTCCGGTTGGCCCAAGCAACATAATGTTAGACTTTTCAATCTGAGTATCATCAATTTCAGCACTTTCTGCAGAAATACGCTTATAGTGATTGTAAACGGCAACGGAGAGGGTTTTTTTAGCGAGTTCCTGCCCAATTACGTAATCGTCAAGCTTATTTTTGATCTCAACGGGCTTGAGCATCGGTTTATAGCTTTTTTCCCTGCGGCGGGCAAGCGATGCCAAATCACTTTCAATAATACTTGAAGCGTCTTCCACGCAACGGTCACAAATATAAACTCCGGGACCGGCTACCATACTGTTCACTTCCAGGCTGGAGCGACTGCAAAATGAACAGTGTACAATATCGCTGTTTTTATCTTTTTCGCTCATAACAAGCTAAATTTAATGAAAATGCCGGTTATTTAGAACCATTAGGTTTAGAAAGTACATTATCAACCAAGCCATAGTCTTTAGCTTCAGTTGCTGTCAACCATTTATTGCGGTCTGAATCTTCCATAATTTGTTCCACTGAGTTACCACTGTGATCAGCTAAAATCTGGCTTAATTCTTTTTTAACCCTAATAATTTCACGGGCTTCAATTTCAATGTCGCTGGCTTGTCCCTGGGTTCCGCCAAGAGGTTGGTGAATCATAACCCGGGAGTGCGGCAGACAATTTCTTTTCCCTTTGGTTCCGGCTGTTAAAAGTACAGCTCCCATGCTTGCCGCCATTCCCATGCAGGTTGTAGATACATCACATTTAATATGCTGAATAGTGTCATAAATAGCCAAACCGGCAGATACTACACCTCCCGGACTGTTAATATAAAAGCTAATGTCTTTTTCAGGGTCTTCTGATTC is from Gracilimonas sp. and encodes:
- the clpP gene encoding ATP-dependent Clp endopeptidase proteolytic subunit ClpP — translated: MITKQPLFEDPNLDSVKPIQNNLVPMVVETTSRGERAYDIYSRLLKDRIIILGSAVNDAVASSIMAQLLFLESEDPEKDISFYINSPGGVVSAGLAIYDTIQHIKCDVSTTCMGMAASMGAVLLTAGTKGKRNCLPHSRVMIHQPLGGTQGQASDIEIEAREIIRVKKELSQILADHSGNSVEQIMEDSDRNKWLTATEAKDYGLVDNVLSKPNGSK